The genomic region GACCAGCGACAGCACCACCGCGGGAGCGGCACTCACCTGCCCGGTCACCCAGGCGAGCGCGCCGCCGCCCGCCGCGGCGACCAGGGCCACCAGCAGCAGCCGCGGCACGGTGCGCCGGGGCGAGAGCGCCGCCCGGGCCTCGGTGCGCTTCTCGGGCACGAAGTAGGACAGCCCGTTGGCCAGGAACCACGAGTCGGTGCGCTCGAGCGGGTCGTCGCCACGACCGTGCCGTCCGCGCAGCGGCAGCGAGGGGCGCGACGGCACGCGCTCAGGCCCCCCGGGTCTCGCGCAGCAGCTCGCGCGCGCCCGCGACGTCGGCGGCCATCTGCTCGAGCAGCTCGTCGACGGAGTCGAAGGCAGTCATCCCGCGCAGCCGCTCGACGAAGCCGACCTCGACCTCGACGCCGTAGAGCTCGAGGTCGGTGCGGTCGAGCACGTAGGTCTCGACCCGGCGCTCGCGCTCGCCGGCGAAGGTCGGGTTGGTGCCGACGCTGATGGCCCCCGGGAGGGTCTCCCCCGTGTCGAGACGCCGCAGCCACCCGGCGTACACGCCGTCGGCGGGGGCAGCGGTGCGCGCGTCGATCGGCACGTTGGCGGTCGGGTAGCCCAGGTCGCGCCCGCGCTGGTCGCCGCGCACCACCTCGCCGCGCACGGCGTAGGGCCGTCCCAGCGCCTCGGCCGCGCCGGCGACGTCGCCGGCGGCCAGGCAGGTGCGCACGTAGGTGGAGGACCACACCTGCGGGCCCCCGTCGAGCTCGATGCCCTCGGCGCTCATGCCACGCGGGCCGCCGAGCTCGACCAGGGTCGCCACGTCGCCGCTCGCCCGGTGGCCGAAGCGGAAGTTGGCACCGACCACCACGGCCGCGGCACCGAGGGCCTCGACCAGGACCCGGTCGACGAACTCGGCCGGCGACCAGGAGGCCACGTCACGGTCGAAGGGCAGCGCCAGGACTGCGTCGGCGCCCGCCCGGCCGAGCAGGTCGGCGCGGGCCTCGAGCGTGGTCAACGAGGTGGGCGCGTGCTCGGGACGCAGCACCGCCATGGGGTGCGGGTCGAAGGTGACCACCACGAGTGCCAGGCCGCGCTCGTCGGCCACGCGACGCGCTCGCGCCAGCACCTGGCGGTGACCCAGGTGCACGCCGTCGAAGTTGCCGATGGTGACGGCGGTGCGGGCCAGGTCGGCGGGCACGTCGTCCAGGGAACGCCAGAGCTGCACGGGCACGACCCTATCCCCGGCTCAACCCTGCACGAACACCGCGACCGGGCGGGCCCGGCCCTCGCGCGGCTCGTAGAGGGCGAGGAACTCCCCGTCGGGGTCGAAGACGCCGGTCAGGGTGTCGAGCGCCAGGTCGAGCGGACGCCCCACGCGCACGTCTCGGGCCTGCTGCTCGTCGAGGTCGACGGCCGGGAAGGCGGCCCGTGCGGCCACGGCCAGCGGGAGCACGGCGAAGTCGTCGGCCAGCTCGTCGAGCGTGCGGGCGACGCCGAGGTCGTAGGGGCCCACGGCCGTGCGGCGCAGCGCGGTGAGGTGGCCGCCGGTGCCCAGGAGGGCGCCGGCGTCGCGGGCGACCGCACGCACGTAGGTGCCCGACGAGCAGCGCATCGTGATGTCGGCGTCGAGCACCTCGAGACCCTCGAGGTCCTCGACGGTGCTCCTGCGCACGTCGTGGACGACGAGCTCGTGGATCGTCACCGGTCGGGCCTCGAGCTCGACCTGCTCGCCGTCGCGCACCCGCTGGTAGGCGCGCTTGCCGTCGACCTTGATCGCCGAGACGGCGGTCGGGACCTGCTCGATGTCGCCCACGAAGCCGGTCAGGGCCGCGCGCACCTGCTGCTTGTCGACGCCGGCGGCGCCAGCGGTGGCGCTGACCTCGCCCTCGGCGTCGTCGGTGCCGGTCGCGACCCCCAGCCGCACCGTGGCGTCGTACGCCTTCTCGGTGAGCATCAGGTGGCCCAGCAGGCGGGTGGCCCGGTCGACCCCGAGCACGAGCACGCCCGTGGCCATCGGGTCGAGGGTGCCCGCGTGCCCGACCTTGCGGGTGCCGGCCAGGCGTCGCACCCGGGCGACGACGTCGTGGGAGGTGATCCCTGCGGGCTTGTCGACCACGACCAGCCCCGGGGTCACCGGCGCGGAGGGCCTCACGCCTCCGGCTCGTCCTCGTCCACGGCGTCCTCGTCCGCGGCTTCCTCGGCGGACTCCTCACGGGGCTTCTTGTAGGGGTCGGCCTCGCCGGCGTACGCCGCGCCGCGCTGGGCGGCGACGGCCTCGTCCTGCGCCCGGGCCCGCGCGAGCACCTCGTCGAGCTGGCGCGCGGTCTGGGGCAGCGCGTCGTGGATGAACTCCAGCGTGGGCGCCAGGCGCATGCCGAGCTGCTTGGCGACCTCGGAGCGCAGCAGCCCCTTGGCCGACTCCAGCGCCGCCGCGGTGGCGACGAGCTGGGCCTCCTCGTCGTCGGTGGCGCCGGGGCCGGCGGCGCCCAGCACGGTGTAGAAGACGCTGGCGTGCTGGGTGTCGCCGGTGACGCGCACGTCGGTGACGGTCACGAAGCCCAGACGCGGGTCCTTGACCCGACGCTCGAGCATCTCGGCGACGATCACCTGGATCCG from Nocardioides salarius harbors:
- a CDS encoding bifunctional riboflavin kinase/FAD synthetase, whose product is MQLWRSLDDVPADLARTAVTIGNFDGVHLGHRQVLARARRVADERGLALVVVTFDPHPMAVLRPEHAPTSLTTLEARADLLGRAGADAVLALPFDRDVASWSPAEFVDRVLVEALGAAAVVVGANFRFGHRASGDVATLVELGGPRGMSAEGIELDGGPQVWSSTYVRTCLAAGDVAGAAEALGRPYAVRGEVVRGDQRGRDLGYPTANVPIDARTAAPADGVYAGWLRRLDTGETLPGAISVGTNPTFAGERERRVETYVLDRTDLELYGVEVEVGFVERLRGMTAFDSVDELLEQMAADVAGARELLRETRGA
- the rbfA gene encoding 30S ribosome-binding factor RbfA, whose product is MTNPRVRKIADRIQVIVAEMLERRVKDPRLGFVTVTDVRVTGDTQHASVFYTVLGAAGPGATDDEEAQLVATAAALESAKGLLRSEVAKQLGMRLAPTLEFIHDALPQTARQLDEVLARARAQDEAVAAQRGAAYAGEADPYKKPREESAEEAADEDAVDEDEPEA
- the truB gene encoding tRNA pseudouridine(55) synthase TruB, with amino-acid sequence MRPSAPVTPGLVVVDKPAGITSHDVVARVRRLAGTRKVGHAGTLDPMATGVLVLGVDRATRLLGHLMLTEKAYDATVRLGVATGTDDAEGEVSATAGAAGVDKQQVRAALTGFVGDIEQVPTAVSAIKVDGKRAYQRVRDGEQVELEARPVTIHELVVHDVRRSTVEDLEGLEVLDADITMRCSSGTYVRAVARDAGALLGTGGHLTALRRTAVGPYDLGVARTLDELADDFAVLPLAVAARAAFPAVDLDEQQARDVRVGRPLDLALDTLTGVFDPDGEFLALYEPREGRARPVAVFVQG